From Wolbachia endosymbiont (group A) of Longitarsus flavicornis, the proteins below share one genomic window:
- a CDS encoding SWIM zinc finger family protein has translation MTIYGRTWWGEKWLQCFNRIDYDNRLPRGRTCANTGRAFGIKINGHIVTAKVHSSGSYPYRGSKPQPYKVKIILNELSSSEQQTIRQIIETSPSILSKLINRQLPTSLFDKLNDLGIKLFPSNWEEMNANCNCPDWAMPCKHIAAVIYLIAAEIDKNPFMIFNIHNCNLSALIDDFGNGKLENAQNILKIDDIFKACSKIRIHNQAILNDIDLSTIPNLFDCISSILTDNPLFFEKNFHNILQIAYKHWQKYPAGKLVYYPASKKELSEEELFIKRWGNIENWQTFQLFIRLLSKFMYGAQNCELQQSN, from the coding sequence ATGACTATTTATGGAAGAACATGGTGGGGAGAAAAATGGCTTCAGTGCTTCAATAGAATTGATTATGATAACCGTCTTCCACGTGGCAGAACTTGTGCTAATACTGGTCGAGCTTTTGGTATTAAAATTAATGGTCACATAGTTACAGCTAAAGTTCATAGCTCAGGATCTTACCCATATCGTGGTTCAAAACCTCAACCATATAAAGTCAAAATTATACTCAATGAATTAAGCTCATCAGAACAACAGACCATTCGTCAAATTATTGAAACTTCACCTTCTATACTATCTAAATTAATAAATAGGCAATTACCAACCAGCTTGTTTGATAAGCTTAATGATCTTGGGATTAAATTGTTTCCTTCAAATTGGGAAGAGATGAATGCAAATTGCAACTGTCCTGATTGGGCTATGCCTTGTAAACATATTGCTGCTGTAATTTATCTTATTGCTGCAGAAATTGATAAAAACCCCTTCATGATTTTTAATATTCATAATTGTAATTTGTCAGCACTTATCGATGATTTTGGGAATGGAAAATTAGAAAATGCTCAAAATATTTTAAAGATAGATGATATATTTAAGGCATGTTCTAAAATTAGAATACATAACCAAGCAATTTTAAATGATATTGATTTATCAACTATTCCTAACCTTTTTGATTGTATCAGTAGTATTTTAACAGATAATCCACTTTTTTTTGAAAAAAACTTCCATAATATTTTACAGATAGCTTATAAGCACTGGCAAAAGTATCCTGCAGGAAAGTTAGTGTACTATCCAGCTTCTAAGAAGGAACTATCAGAAGAGGAGCTATTTATTAAAAGATGGGGAAATATTGAGAATTGGCAAACATTTCAACTATTCATTAGACTTCTTTCAAAATTCATGTATGGAGCTCAAAATTGTGAATTGCAGCAATCAAATTAA